The following are from one region of the Ruficoccus sp. ZRK36 genome:
- the rplL gene encoding 50S ribosomal protein L7/L12: MSDITKDQVIEWLSGQSVLEIAGLVKDLEEKWGVSAAAPVAVAAGPAAGGDAAAPAEEKTEFDVILKAAGGNKIAVIKEVRGITGLGLKEAKDLVEGAPKPVKEAVSKEEAAELEKKLKDAGAEVEVK; encoded by the coding sequence ATGAGCGACATCACTAAGGATCAAGTCATCGAATGGCTCTCGGGCCAGTCCGTTCTCGAAATTGCCGGCCTCGTCAAGGACCTGGAAGAAAAGTGGGGCGTCAGCGCCGCTGCTCCGGTCGCTGTTGCTGCTGGTCCCGCCGCTGGCGGTGACGCTGCTGCTCCTGCCGAGGAAAAAACTGAATTCGACGTTATCCTGAAGGCTGCCGGCGGTAATAAGATTGCCGTCATTAAGGAAGTCCGTGGCATCACCGGCCTGGGCCTCAAGGAAGCTAAGGACCTGGTCGAAGGTGCTCCCAAGCCCGTCAAGGAAGCCGTCTCCAAGGAAGAGGCTGCTGAACTTGAAAAGAAGCTGAAGGACGCCGGCGCCGAAGTCGAAGTTAAGTAA
- the rplJ gene encoding 50S ribosomal protein L10, whose product MRPEKQFLVDEVNQHLDKSEYVFLTDFSRLTVEDTAELRGLLAAKEAEFHVVKNNIFKVASRARELPVDEAVLNGQTAIVVGGPNPSEVAKVLFKFFKDKEKVDIKTGVLGDKALSRDEVEALSKLPSLDALRSQLLGLFTQPGTQMVRVLIAGPQDFVNVLQAKVRAEGGEE is encoded by the coding sequence ATGAGACCCGAAAAACAGTTTCTCGTCGACGAGGTTAATCAGCACCTCGATAAGTCCGAATACGTCTTTCTGACGGACTTCAGCCGCCTGACCGTGGAAGACACGGCCGAGCTGCGTGGACTGCTGGCCGCCAAGGAGGCCGAGTTCCACGTCGTCAAAAACAATATCTTCAAGGTCGCTTCCCGCGCCCGTGAGCTGCCCGTGGACGAAGCCGTCCTCAACGGCCAGACCGCGATTGTGGTGGGCGGGCCCAACCCCTCCGAGGTCGCCAAGGTCCTTTTCAAGTTCTTCAAGGACAAGGAAAAGGTCGACATCAAGACCGGCGTGCTCGGGGACAAGGCCCTCTCCCGCGACGAAGTCGAAGCCCTCTCCAAGCTCCCGAGCCTGGATGCCCTCCGCAGCCAGCTGCTGGGTCTGTTCACACAGCCCGGTACGCAGATGGTCCGCGTTCTTATCGCTGGTCCTCAGGACTTCGTGAACGTGCTCCAGGCCAAGGTTCGCGCAGAAGGCGGCGAAGAATAA